A genomic region of Deinococcus sp. KSM4-11 contains the following coding sequences:
- a CDS encoding heme lyase CcmF/NrfE family subunit, translating to MLNLISWSSSPLGALGQLSLLAALGFTLAGLGLSVAGGVRPDARVTEAARRSTWAVFALVTLTCVILMVALLRDDFTVRYVAEHSMRASPLWVKITSLWGALAGSILLWTWLLAGYTFILGLTLRRDALRPWALGAMFASLLFFVGVCASVASPFTPLATVPADGLGPNPALQNHWMMAVHPVLLYMGFVGLSVPFAYAVAALVTGRLSDHWVTVTRRWTLVAWTFLTAAIVAGGWWSYETLGWGGYWAWDPVENASFIPWLLTTAFLHSVQIQEKRGLMRSWNVWLIVLAYSSTVLGTFLNRSGIVQSVHAFAGGPVGPVFLGFLALLLVSGIALAAWRSPRLRDEGELPDPVSREGAFLAGNWIFLVFAFMVLLGTLFPTFVEAWQGRRDASVGPAFYNAFAIPLGLGLLLLMGVGPLLPWRRADGQTFWRALRPLLIAGLGAALLAFVFGVRSVGVLATVALAAYNLLGLGLLTARAVRQGGGAGRTLKLNPRRYGAYLAHVGLVVVALGLAFSGTYRAEAQATLNLGASPTPLLREQVQVQSIRRETLPFGGTTVASVLIDGRPFQARLNTYTQAGNTAYPAPAVRYSVLGDTYLVLTALDSAATPRWASVHLIESPLVSWIWWGTLIICVGAGLTLVPPGRVAARSVPAGLAPATD from the coding sequence ATGCTGAACCTGATCTCGTGGTCGTCGAGCCCACTGGGCGCGCTGGGGCAGCTCTCCCTGCTGGCCGCGCTGGGCTTCACCCTGGCGGGCCTGGGCCTGTCGGTGGCGGGGGGCGTGCGCCCGGACGCCCGCGTGACGGAGGCCGCCCGGCGCAGCACCTGGGCGGTGTTCGCCCTGGTCACGCTGACTTGCGTGATTCTGATGGTCGCGCTGCTGCGCGACGACTTCACGGTGCGGTACGTGGCCGAGCATTCCATGCGGGCCTCGCCGCTGTGGGTGAAGATCACCAGCCTGTGGGGCGCGCTGGCGGGCAGCATCCTGCTGTGGACGTGGCTGCTCGCCGGGTACACCTTCATCCTTGGACTGACCCTACGCCGTGACGCGCTGCGACCCTGGGCGCTGGGCGCGATGTTCGCGAGCCTGCTGTTCTTCGTGGGGGTGTGTGCCAGCGTGGCGTCGCCGTTCACGCCGCTGGCCACGGTACCTGCAGATGGCCTCGGCCCGAACCCGGCGCTCCAGAACCACTGGATGATGGCCGTGCATCCGGTGCTGCTGTACATGGGCTTCGTGGGCCTGAGCGTGCCCTTCGCCTACGCGGTGGCCGCGCTGGTCACAGGACGCCTGAGCGACCACTGGGTCACCGTCACGCGCCGCTGGACGCTGGTCGCGTGGACGTTCCTGACCGCCGCCATCGTCGCGGGCGGCTGGTGGAGTTACGAGACGCTCGGCTGGGGCGGGTACTGGGCATGGGATCCGGTCGAGAATGCCAGTTTCATTCCGTGGCTGCTGACCACCGCTTTCCTGCACTCGGTGCAGATCCAGGAAAAGCGCGGCCTGATGCGCTCGTGGAACGTGTGGCTGATCGTCCTGGCGTACTCCAGCACCGTGCTGGGCACCTTCCTGAACCGCAGCGGCATCGTCCAGAGCGTGCATGCCTTCGCCGGTGGGCCGGTCGGGCCGGTATTCCTGGGGTTCCTGGCGCTGCTGCTGGTCTCCGGGATCGCGCTGGCCGCGTGGCGGTCGCCGCGCCTGCGCGACGAGGGTGAGCTGCCCGACCCGGTGAGCCGCGAGGGGGCGTTCCTGGCCGGGAACTGGATCTTCCTGGTGTTCGCGTTCATGGTGCTGCTCGGCACGCTGTTCCCGACCTTCGTGGAGGCGTGGCAGGGTCGCCGGGACGCCTCGGTCGGGCCGGCCTTCTACAACGCCTTCGCCATTCCGCTGGGGCTGGGCCTTCTGCTGCTGATGGGCGTGGGGCCGCTGCTGCCTTGGCGGCGGGCCGATGGACAGACCTTCTGGCGGGCGCTGCGGCCCCTGCTGATCGCCGGGCTGGGCGCGGCGCTGCTGGCGTTCGTATTCGGAGTTCGCAGCGTGGGCGTCCTCGCCACGGTGGCCCTGGCTGCGTACAACCTGCTGGGCCTGGGGCTGCTCACCGCCCGCGCCGTTCGGCAGGGCGGCGGAGCAGGGCGCACCCTGAAGCTCAACCCACGTCGGTATGGAGCGTACCTCGCACATGTGGGGCTGGTCGTGGTGGCGCTGGGCCTCGCGTTCAGCGGCACCTACCGCGCCGAGGCGCAGGCGACCCTGAACCTGGGCGCCAGCCCGACCCCGCTGCTGCGGGAGCAGGTGCAGGTGCAGTCCATCCGCCGGGAGACCCTTCCCTTCGGCGGCACCACCGTGGCAAGCGTCCTGATCGACGGTCGGCCCTTCCAGGCCCGGTTGAACACCTACACGCAGGCCGGAAACACCGCTTACCCCGCTCCCGCCGTCCGCTACTCCGTCCTGGGTGACACGTACCTCGTCCTCACGGCGCTGGACTCTGCCGCCACGCCGAGATGGGCGAGCGTGCACCTGATCGAGAGCCCGCTAGTGTCGTGGATCTGGTGGGGCACGCTGATCATCTGCGTGGGCGCCGGGCTGACCCTGGTACCGCCGGGCCGCGTGGCCGCCCGCAGCGTGCCTGCGGGCCTCGCCCCGGCCACGGATTGA
- a CDS encoding N-acetyltransferase, translating to MAELGTLRMTTGDVAAASAILIAAATALVTRGEALWPPDTLTPERLLRHYPAASWRVAWQGERAVACMSLLDCDLPFWPDDPPGVALYLHKLAVHPEAQRLGLSSWMVQYAEAEARRAGVQALKLDTGTDRPKLRALYERSGFRPVGQKTVFGFNVTLYVLDLQ from the coding sequence ATGGCCGAGCTCGGAACCCTGCGGATGACCACCGGCGACGTCGCTGCCGCCTCGGCCATCCTGATCGCGGCGGCCACGGCGCTGGTCACGCGGGGCGAGGCCTTGTGGCCACCCGACACGCTGACGCCCGAGCGGCTGCTCCGGCACTACCCCGCCGCGTCCTGGCGGGTCGCGTGGCAGGGCGAGCGGGCGGTCGCGTGCATGTCACTGCTGGATTGCGACCTGCCCTTCTGGCCGGACGACCCTCCCGGTGTGGCCCTCTACCTGCACAAGCTCGCCGTGCATCCGGAGGCCCAGAGGCTCGGTCTGTCCAGCTGGATGGTGCAATACGCGGAAGCGGAAGCCCGTAGGGCAGGCGTCCAGGCTCTGAAACTCGATACAGGCACCGACCGGCCCAAGCTCCGCGCCCTGTATGAACGCAGCGGCTTTCGCCCGGTCGGTCAGAAGACCGTCTTCGGGTTCAATGTCACGCTGTACGTGCTCGACCTGCAGTAG
- a CDS encoding c-type cytochrome: MASMILLVVIVLVALWLIVEPLRRGQLADPDAARRDDLLAERDRLYTELAAPAEEARRPDLERRAARTLRALDGLPPAPGPGGARRLALGGLILAALVTGIAAVTVVPRWQLASLDASEASNVQAVLSLPQLRARAEQSKANADYMAWGKAAFDSGQYDQALTAYGNALKLDPRQPVALRRLGILLLTRGEQTGQKISEQESTQAALLVRTAAQLAPNDPESQLLLGYTLARFGQSQDALGALERYRTLNPSGRDADELITALRARLQQSDPALSVYAASCASCHGPAGGGGIGPSLRASTLTRNALADIIRHGQGAMPAFPNLKATDLTLLLNLLEGWQKAGK; the protein is encoded by the coding sequence ATGGCCAGCATGATCCTGCTGGTCGTGATCGTGCTGGTCGCGCTGTGGCTGATTGTCGAACCCCTGCGGCGCGGGCAACTGGCCGATCCGGATGCCGCGCGGCGAGATGACCTGCTGGCCGAACGAGACCGCCTGTACACCGAGCTGGCGGCCCCCGCCGAAGAGGCCCGGCGGCCCGACCTGGAGCGCCGCGCCGCGCGAACCCTGCGCGCCCTGGACGGCCTGCCCCCGGCCCCCGGCCCCGGCGGGGCGCGGCGGCTGGCCCTGGGCGGCCTGATCCTGGCCGCGCTGGTCACGGGCATCGCCGCCGTGACGGTCGTGCCGCGCTGGCAGCTCGCGTCCCTCGACGCGTCGGAGGCCTCGAACGTGCAGGCCGTGCTGAGCCTTCCGCAACTCCGGGCACGGGCTGAACAGTCGAAAGCGAACGCCGACTACATGGCGTGGGGGAAGGCTGCCTTCGACTCCGGGCAATACGACCAGGCACTGACCGCCTACGGTAACGCCCTGAAGCTCGATCCGCGCCAGCCGGTCGCCCTGCGGCGCCTGGGCATCCTGCTGCTCACGCGGGGCGAGCAGACCGGCCAGAAGATCAGCGAGCAGGAATCGACGCAGGCGGCGCTGCTGGTGCGCACAGCCGCGCAGCTCGCTCCGAACGACCCGGAATCGCAACTGCTGCTGGGGTACACGCTGGCCCGCTTCGGTCAGAGTCAGGACGCCCTGGGCGCCCTGGAACGCTACCGCACCCTGAATCCCAGCGGCCGGGACGCCGACGAGCTGATCACGGCCCTGCGCGCCCGCCTGCAACAGAGCGACCCGGCCCTGAGCGTGTACGCGGCGAGTTGCGCCAGCTGTCACGGCCCGGCGGGTGGGGGCGGCATCGGCCCAAGCCTGCGTGCCTCCACCCTCACGCGGAACGCCCTGGCGGACATCATCCGGCACGGCCAGGGGGCCATGCCCGCCTTCCCGAATCTGAAGGCCACCGATCTGACCCTCCTGCTGAACCTGCTGGAGGGCTGGCAGAAGGCCGGGAAGTGA
- a CDS encoding cytochrome c-type biogenesis protein, producing MQLHRLAPTVTAALVMSFALGASPTLTPVQEARAIAIQKNLRCPLCDTGESIEQSRSDISVKMRSDVREQVAAGKPDAEIYAFFAQRYGNFVLLDPPKSGRNLLLWGAPLLALLAGGGVWWTFLRRRPTSATITPVTEPEPFDSYLDQVRRETRPGGEG from the coding sequence ATGCAGCTCCACCGCCTTGCCCCCACCGTCACGGCCGCCCTGGTGATGTCCTTCGCGCTGGGGGCCTCCCCCACCCTGACGCCCGTCCAGGAAGCGCGGGCCATCGCCATCCAGAAGAACCTGCGCTGCCCGCTGTGCGACACAGGCGAGTCCATTGAGCAGTCACGCAGCGATATCAGCGTGAAGATGCGCTCCGATGTGCGCGAACAGGTCGCTGCCGGGAAGCCCGACGCCGAGATCTACGCCTTCTTCGCGCAGCGCTACGGGAATTTCGTGCTGCTGGACCCGCCCAAGAGCGGCCGGAACCTGCTGCTGTGGGGAGCGCCCCTGCTGGCCCTGCTGGCGGGCGGAGGCGTGTGGTGGACGTTTCTGCGGCGCCGACCCACGTCCGCGACGATCACGCCGGTCACCGAGCCGGAGCCCTTCGACTCCTATCTGGATCAGGTGCGGCGCGAGACCCGCCCCGGCGGGGAGGGCTGA
- a CDS encoding heme exporter protein CcmB has product MNGAFRVAWAVAAKDLRVAGRTRDSLLATAFFAGLVLLILGLALVGNETRTPAQTAAMAAGALWTALALSAAVGAQRAFAQEQEAGALEQLMLMPGPHGALYLGKLLGVLGPLLLVAAFAVPVGLILFGAAGAGRAVPWPALALTTLLGVVGFAAGTTFYGSITVSLRAREALLPALAFPIVVPVVIATVKATALLLAEGWSVEVGTWLSFLAAFDLGTVILATLLFPFAAEG; this is encoded by the coding sequence TTGAACGGCGCGTTCAGGGTCGCGTGGGCCGTGGCCGCCAAAGATCTGCGCGTGGCGGGCCGGACGCGGGATTCCCTGCTGGCCACGGCCTTTTTCGCGGGGCTGGTGCTGCTGATCCTGGGACTCGCGCTGGTCGGCAACGAGACGCGCACGCCGGCTCAGACCGCGGCGATGGCCGCAGGGGCGCTGTGGACGGCGCTGGCCCTGTCGGCGGCGGTCGGGGCGCAGCGGGCCTTTGCCCAGGAGCAGGAGGCGGGCGCCCTGGAACAGCTGATGCTGATGCCGGGGCCGCACGGAGCGCTGTACCTGGGCAAACTGCTGGGTGTGTTGGGGCCGCTTCTGCTGGTGGCCGCCTTCGCCGTGCCGGTCGGCCTGATCCTGTTTGGGGCGGCCGGGGCCGGGCGAGCGGTGCCGTGGCCCGCCCTGGCCCTGACCACCCTCCTGGGCGTGGTGGGGTTCGCAGCCGGGACGACCTTCTACGGGAGCATCACGGTCAGCCTGCGGGCGCGCGAGGCGCTGCTGCCCGCGCTGGCCTTCCCGATCGTAGTGCCGGTCGTGATCGCCACGGTGAAGGCCACGGCCCTGCTGCTGGCCGAGGGCTGGTCGGTCGAGGTGGGAACCTGGCTGTCGTTCCTGGCGGCCTTCGACCTGGGCACGGTGATCCTGGCGACCCTGCTGTTCCCGTTCGCGGCCGAGGGCTGA
- a CDS encoding HD-GYP domain-containing protein: MSRPSAWSLLLLLLCLGAVGYAALTHQPVLLAGGALLIGVVTWPMGGAARWLAVGVYAVGFVVSLVVPGRTTGVFDLVGALLMIGGLGFITLREQGSTRELTWQRNTVAALRAGSERLAEARDADAIIRAGINILDKLQVAPNMAFVAYRQGTPMILAARGAFEAFLERPIHPSDSDSRSVQADHWVAEEVLALLKKPQRRRYHVAAVYGRATTHLGVLILTRSEDVEFDEDETSVIASFARLLGAQLGQWNAIRELRDANDLTLRSLGAALERRDDDTGGHTSRVVRSSERLASRLGWAEDQVKALRWGAYLHDLGKLAIPDAVLHKRGPLDPQERRVIQTHTTVGYDMLQDLHFLPAETLDLVRYHHERWDGTGYPAGLRGQNIPDTARLFTIIDVYDALTNARPYKPAWTRDRALNEIRMQAGRQFDPQYVDAFLRMMAEQDDAHLVL, translated from the coding sequence GTGTCCCGACCGTCCGCGTGGTCGCTCCTGCTGCTCCTGCTGTGCCTGGGTGCGGTTGGCTATGCGGCCCTCACCCACCAACCCGTCCTGCTCGCCGGAGGAGCCCTCCTGATCGGCGTGGTCACCTGGCCCATGGGCGGCGCGGCGCGCTGGCTCGCCGTCGGCGTGTACGCGGTCGGATTCGTCGTGTCGCTGGTGGTTCCCGGCAGAACCACCGGCGTCTTCGACCTCGTCGGTGCCCTCCTGATGATCGGGGGTCTGGGTTTCATCACCCTGCGTGAGCAGGGCTCCACCCGAGAACTGACGTGGCAGCGCAATACCGTCGCTGCGCTGCGGGCGGGCAGTGAACGCCTCGCGGAAGCCAGGGATGCCGACGCCATCATCCGCGCGGGCATCAACATCCTCGATAAATTGCAGGTCGCGCCGAACATGGCCTTCGTCGCGTACCGCCAGGGCACGCCGATGATCCTCGCGGCGCGCGGGGCCTTCGAGGCTTTCCTGGAACGACCGATCCACCCCAGCGACAGCGACAGCCGTTCTGTGCAGGCGGATCACTGGGTCGCCGAGGAAGTCCTGGCCCTGCTGAAAAAACCCCAGCGGCGCCGGTATCACGTGGCCGCCGTGTACGGGCGCGCCACGACGCATCTGGGCGTGCTGATCCTGACCCGGAGCGAGGACGTCGAGTTCGACGAGGACGAAACCAGCGTGATCGCGTCCTTCGCCCGCCTGCTCGGCGCGCAGCTGGGCCAGTGGAACGCCATCCGCGAACTGCGCGACGCCAACGACCTGACCCTGCGGTCGCTGGGCGCCGCACTGGAACGCCGCGACGACGACACCGGCGGCCACACCAGCCGCGTCGTCCGCAGTTCCGAGCGGCTGGCGAGTCGCCTCGGCTGGGCCGAGGACCAGGTCAAGGCCCTGCGCTGGGGCGCGTACCTGCACGACCTCGGCAAGCTGGCCATCCCGGATGCCGTGCTGCACAAGCGCGGGCCACTCGATCCGCAGGAGCGCCGCGTGATCCAGACGCACACCACCGTCGGGTACGACATGCTCCAGGATCTGCACTTCCTGCCCGCCGAAACCCTCGACCTGGTGCGCTACCACCATGAACGCTGGGACGGCACCGGGTACCCCGCCGGACTGCGTGGCCAGAACATCCCGGACACGGCGCGGCTGTTCACGATCATCGACGTGTACGACGCCCTCACGAACGCCCGGCCGTACAAGCCCGCGTGGACGCGTGACCGCGCCCTGAACGAGATCCGCATGCAGGCCGGCCGGCAGTTCGATCCGCAGTACGTCGATGCCTTCCTGCGCATGATGGCCGAGCAGGACGACGCCCACCTCGTCCTCTGA
- the ccsA gene encoding cytochrome c biogenesis protein CcsA — protein sequence MRRDLTTTLLGAATLLTLLVAAGLGLSAPLDINQGSLVRLMFVHVPSAWLSYLAYGGTGLFGLLYLIRRERRWDRLAMSSAEIGVLFTVVTIVGGMLWAKPTWGTYWVWDARLTTTALSLVVYGAYLLIRTLIDDPDRRARVSAVVGLVGTLYVPINYMAVEWWRGVHQTQTLKLLGKVRFDAAPVYGWVLLMATVAFTLLYFYLLRVRAILAAREDAREELDVQAGLTTLGTARG from the coding sequence ATGCGAAGAGATCTCACGACGACGCTGCTCGGTGCGGCGACCCTGCTCACGCTGCTGGTGGCGGCCGGGCTGGGCCTGAGCGCCCCCCTCGATATCAACCAGGGCTCCCTGGTCCGCCTGATGTTCGTTCACGTGCCCTCGGCGTGGCTCAGTTACCTCGCGTACGGCGGCACGGGCCTGTTCGGCCTGCTGTACCTGATCCGCCGTGAACGCCGCTGGGATCGGCTGGCTATGAGCAGCGCCGAGATCGGGGTGCTGTTCACGGTGGTGACCATTGTGGGCGGCATGCTGTGGGCCAAACCGACCTGGGGCACGTACTGGGTATGGGACGCGAGACTGACGACCACCGCCCTGAGTCTGGTGGTGTACGGCGCGTACCTGCTGATCCGCACGCTGATCGACGACCCGGATCGCCGCGCGCGCGTGTCGGCGGTGGTGGGGCTGGTGGGCACGCTGTACGTGCCGATCAATTACATGGCCGTGGAGTGGTGGCGGGGCGTGCACCAGACGCAGACCCTGAAGCTACTCGGAAAGGTGCGCTTCGATGCGGCGCCAGTGTACGGCTGGGTGCTGCTGATGGCCACCGTGGCCTTCACGCTGCTGTACTTCTACCTGCTGCGGGTGCGCGCGATCCTTGCCGCCCGTGAGGACGCCCGCGAGGAACTGGACGTGCAGGCGGGCCTGACCACCCTGGGAACCGCCCGTGGATAA
- a CDS encoding TlpA family protein disulfide reductase gives MTTPSPESTVPRPSSPAVPTWRRVLPPVIAATLVAVLGYTLLRPAHNATTGGPLIGKAAPPFTLKSLDGVPISLSQLQGRPVVVNFWASWCVPCREEAPMFRELADKQGGASGVAILGILFQETSEKSARDFIREYGLAYPNLNDPGINTGVDYGVSGIPETVFIDKTGVVRYMDRGGLTRERLNAGLVTIGVPGI, from the coding sequence ATGACCACACCATCCCCTGAATCCACCGTTCCACGTCCTTCCTCTCCGGCCGTGCCAACGTGGCGGCGTGTGCTGCCGCCCGTAATTGCCGCCACGCTGGTCGCGGTGCTGGGCTACACCCTGCTGCGGCCCGCCCACAACGCCACCACCGGCGGTCCCCTGATCGGCAAGGCCGCCCCGCCGTTTACCCTCAAGAGCCTGGACGGCGTGCCCATCAGCCTGAGCCAGCTTCAGGGCCGTCCGGTCGTCGTGAACTTCTGGGCCTCCTGGTGCGTGCCGTGCCGCGAGGAAGCGCCCATGTTCCGCGAGCTGGCCGACAAACAGGGCGGAGCGTCCGGCGTGGCGATCCTGGGCATCCTGTTTCAGGAAACCAGTGAGAAGAGCGCGCGCGACTTCATCCGAGAGTACGGGCTGGCGTACCCGAACCTGAACGACCCCGGCATCAACACGGGCGTGGATTACGGCGTATCCGGCATTCCCGAAACGGTGTTCATCGACAAGACCGGGGTGGTGCGCTACATGGACCGGGGCGGCTTGACCCGCGAGCGTCTCAACGCCGGGCTCGTGACCATCGGCGTCCCCGGCATCTGA
- the ccmE gene encoding cytochrome c maturation protein CcmE, with the protein MTTSPPPVSALPQARRRRRSPLPVVLGVVALVGLTGFIAFGNLGKSLEYFVTPTEYAQQRAQLEGRPLRIGGLVQHVKYDPQTLQLAFTVTDGGASVPVTYKGAVSDLFKEDQGVVVRGIFQGDTFHASELIVKHSEEYNVPKTQADMKNLLRQSQ; encoded by the coding sequence GTGACGACGTCTCCCCCGCCCGTGTCGGCCCTGCCGCAGGCGCGACGCCGTCGCCGGTCACCGCTGCCGGTCGTGCTGGGCGTGGTGGCGCTGGTCGGCCTGACGGGCTTCATCGCCTTCGGCAACCTCGGCAAGAGTCTGGAGTACTTCGTGACCCCAACCGAGTACGCGCAGCAGCGCGCGCAACTGGAAGGCCGGCCCCTGCGGATCGGGGGGCTGGTGCAGCACGTGAAGTACGACCCGCAGACCTTGCAGCTGGCCTTCACGGTCACGGACGGCGGGGCCAGCGTCCCGGTGACGTACAAGGGAGCCGTGAGCGACCTCTTCAAGGAGGATCAGGGCGTGGTCGTGCGCGGAATCTTCCAGGGAGACACCTTCCACGCTTCCGAGCTGATCGTGAAGCACTCCGAGGAGTACAACGTGCCCAAGACCCAGGCAGACATGAAGAACCTGCTGCGGCAGAGCCAGTGA
- a CDS encoding carbohydrate kinase yields the protein MSQSTDPTAAVTPPLPLIVSAGEALIDLVTGGGNAWHAHPGGAAWNVARACAALGVPSAFAGAVGQDNFGDDLKRESDAAGLDLRFLQQLPAPTLIAVVYSATPPAYRFLGENSADLLFDPAQLPDGWLSQARWMHVGGISLSRWPLADTLLALIDHAKAAGVKISFDPNARITHRHPDYPAVFERVLRAADLIKFSDEDLDFFYPKTTEEEALRLLRGLNHDVPIVITRGAQGATLYHSAGTVNLPTFPVQVADTVGAGDALCAGLLVSATRRPEAIWTEHLRVGLKAAAVACAHAGAYAPTQADLDAMS from the coding sequence ATGTCACAGTCCACTGACCCGACCGCTGCCGTGACGCCTCCATTGCCGTTGATCGTGAGTGCCGGCGAGGCCCTGATCGACCTCGTGACGGGCGGCGGGAACGCGTGGCACGCACATCCGGGCGGCGCGGCGTGGAATGTGGCGCGGGCCTGCGCGGCGCTCGGCGTGCCCAGCGCCTTCGCGGGGGCCGTCGGGCAGGACAACTTCGGGGATGACCTGAAGCGTGAGAGCGACGCAGCAGGCCTCGATCTGAGGTTCCTGCAACAACTTCCGGCCCCCACACTGATCGCGGTGGTGTATTCGGCCACTCCACCCGCGTACCGCTTCCTGGGCGAGAACAGCGCGGACCTGCTGTTCGACCCGGCGCAGCTTCCGGACGGCTGGCTGTCCCAGGCCCGCTGGATGCACGTGGGCGGGATCAGCCTCAGCCGCTGGCCGCTGGCTGACACGCTGCTGGCCCTCATCGACCACGCGAAGGCGGCCGGCGTGAAGATCAGTTTTGACCCCAACGCCCGGATCACCCACCGCCACCCGGACTATCCGGCGGTGTTCGAGCGGGTGCTGCGCGCCGCCGACCTGATCAAGTTCAGCGATGAAGACCTGGACTTCTTCTACCCGAAAACCACCGAGGAAGAGGCGCTACGGCTCCTGCGCGGCCTGAACCACGACGTGCCGATCGTGATCACCCGCGGCGCGCAGGGGGCCACGCTGTACCACTCAGCAGGCACCGTGAACCTGCCGACCTTCCCCGTGCAGGTCGCGGATACCGTCGGGGCTGGCGACGCCCTGTGCGCGGGCCTGCTGGTCAGCGCCACGCGCCGCCCGGAAGCCATCTGGACGGAACACCTGCGCGTGGGACTGAAGGCCGCCGCCGTGGCCTGCGCCCATGCCGGCGCCTACGCCCCGACGCAGGCGGATCTGGACGCCATGAGCTGA
- a CDS encoding ubiquinol-cytochrome c reductase iron-sulfur subunit, with the protein MSPPQPRLTRRAVLERWWMLPVAGTLGTFAYLGWYATRVTFRKEGAGPPEFAAQTPQVIGTLADLPSEWAERPFTYAGRPCTLLRVPDAVAGGLDGAGGAHFIAYSRICTHLGCTVNLVRNPEVLAFAFNYRPPQDALYPRLGCRCHFSVFDPLHAGVAEFGKARAPLPRVRLEQRGQQIWATGIEPAPAPES; encoded by the coding sequence GTGAGCCCCCCCCAGCCCAGACTGACGCGGCGGGCCGTCTTGGAGCGCTGGTGGATGCTGCCGGTCGCGGGCACGCTGGGCACCTTCGCCTACCTCGGCTGGTACGCCACTAGGGTCACCTTCCGCAAGGAGGGCGCGGGGCCGCCCGAGTTCGCGGCGCAGACGCCACAGGTCATCGGCACGCTGGCCGACCTGCCCTCCGAGTGGGCGGAGCGTCCTTTCACCTACGCGGGCCGTCCCTGTACCCTGCTGCGCGTGCCGGATGCCGTGGCGGGCGGCCTGGACGGAGCGGGCGGTGCCCACTTCATCGCGTACTCGCGCATCTGCACCCACCTGGGCTGCACCGTGAACCTCGTGCGGAATCCGGAGGTGCTGGCCTTCGCCTTCAACTACCGCCCGCCACAGGACGCGCTGTACCCGCGCCTGGGCTGCCGCTGCCACTTCAGCGTGTTCGATCCCCTGCACGCGGGCGTGGCCGAGTTCGGCAAGGCCCGGGCGCCCCTGCCCCGCGTGCGCCTGGAACAGCGTGGCCAACAGATCTGGGCGACCGGGATCGAACCGGCCCCCGCGCCGGAAAGCTGA